The sequence below is a genomic window from Canis aureus isolate CA01 chromosome 11, VMU_Caureus_v.1.0, whole genome shotgun sequence.
CGCCCGCCAGGTGTTCTCGCACGGGTCGAGCACGTGCAGGTGCGGCCGGGAGGCTGCctccgcccccgcgcccccgccgcgcgccccgccgccctGGTAGGGGCCGGGCAGCACCAGCACCCCCAGCACCGCCTGGCCGCGCCCCGTGCGGAGCCTCAGGATGCGCTCGCGGGCCGCGCCGCTCAGCCGCCGGTACAGGGCGGTGTCCCCCAGCACGCGCAGCAGGTCGTCGCTCAGCAGGGCGTAGGGGTCCCGCTCCGGCCCCCCCGCCTCCCAGCTCCTGGGGCCCGGGAGCGTCGGGGCCCCCAACACCGCCCCGCGGCCTGCAGCGCGCGCCTCGCCGCCCGGGGCCCCGCCCTGCCGCCCGGGGAACACCGCCCTGCTGGCGTCGGGCTCAGGGCTCCCTGCaacccccgcgccccccgcacccccgacGCCCACATCTGAGGAGCCATCCGTGACCACCGGGCTGGGGGCCGCCCCTTCCGGGGCAGAACACTCTCTGTCCTCAGGGGCCTTGCcagggctgggatccctggggccctggggagctGCCCTTGGGGCCCTCCCTTGGTGTCTCTCCTGCCTGGGGAAAGGGTGACTCCTAAGAACCATGGAAATAAGGTTTTCCCAGCTGCTTGAgagctgcccctcctgcttgtccTTGCAGAGAGCCACCCTGTGCGCCTGGGGCGTCGGCCCCGACCCACTATTGGGGGCAAGGGATGGGGGGGCCTCGGCTGGGCCTGGGGTTAGGACTGGGGCTGGGGTTAGGGTTGGGGATGAGTTTGGCGCTGGGGCTGCAGCTGAGGTTGGGGCTACGCATGGGGTTGGGGCTGGGACTGGGTTTGGGGTTGGGGATGaggttggggctggggctggggctgcagctgggACTGGGGTTGGGGTTTGGGCTAGGGCTGCCCCTACACCGGCAGTTTCATCCTCGGCAGGACACTGGCCAACTCTCAGGGACAAAGAGTCTGAGGGAGAGGAGGTCGGAGGAGTTGGGGAAGGTGAGGGTGGCAGGGCCGGGGGCTCGTGAGTGGGGGgaccccctgcctcccacccgCCGCTCTGCACCCCCAGGCCTGGGCCAGAGAAGGAGCCGTGTCCAGAGCCCCGAGCCCCCACCTTGCCCTCCTCGGCGGCGTCCGGGGTCCCCTgtccctgaggcaggagtggGTGTCCACCCCGCGACCCTGCTGGCCTCGGGCCcctggagcctggggcctggctgaCGCTCCCGGGGCCCAGGAGCTCTGTCCGCGCCCAGGGCCAGGCTTCCTCGGAGGCAGGGGGTCCCTGAGACTGCGGAGCAGagcctggggctgctgggaggcCGCCGTCCCTGCACCCCGTGGCTGCCGCCCCCCCCAGGGGCCCGGTGTGAGTGGCGGGAGCAGGGGGCACCTGCGGGGGAAGAGCAGGCCCCAGGGAGCCGGCGGCATCCACCGTGTCCCACACGCTCAGCACAGCGCCCTGCCGAGCAGGGTGCACCTTGGGGAAATAGGGGTCTCTGTCCCCCAAGCCCTGGTGGGGCGACCACCGCCGGCAGCTGTGGCCCCTCTCCAGGGAGCCAGGCAGCCCCGCACCTTGTCGCCGGGGGTTGGGGTCCTGTTCTGTGGTGTGGGCCGCGGCTTGGCCAGTTGACACCTTGGCTGGGACGCCACCTGCCCCCACTTGCCCTTCCGTCCTCCTGCCGGGGCTCCGAGGGGTGAAGTGTATCAGGAGGGGGCCAGAGGACCCCCCTCCGCTGCTCCTACCCTGGAGGGCAGCACCCGGCCTGAGAGGCTCCCTTCCTTTACCTCGGGGGGCTTCTCGAGGGGCATTACCTTGCTGCTTTCCTGAGGCCCCTCCGCGGGTCACCTCGCCAGGTGTCTGGAGTGGAGGTGCTGCTGCGGTGACCAGAACCCCCCCTTCCCGCAGTGTCTGGTCCCAggccccggctgcaggcggcctCCCCTGGCTGCATCCTGGCGGCTCCGACTCCCCCTGCCCCGAGCCGCGGCCGTCACCGACCTGGGACGTcaggggcagggctggccctGGCCTTCCCGCCTGAGGCTGGGCCGCGGGGGTCATGGGTGCGGGTCCTGACGCCTCCTGCTCCCGCCCAGAGCCAAACCAGTGCAGGGCGAGTGCGGTGGCCGCCACCACGGCCAGTGCCAGCAGCGTGAGCACGGGCCCGTCCCAGTCATCCTCCgtgtcccagccccagcccagcccggaCCCCGGGGTGCCCTGGGTCATGGTGCACGCTGCCCACGGGTGAGGGGCGCCTGCTGAGGGGCCTCACTCTGCGTGGCGTCAGGGGGAGCCCCCCCGAGACCGCATGCTGTCCAGGCGCTCCGGGAGCTCAGGGACCCCGCTGggcccacctgccccctcctttCCCGTAGGTTCCAGCAGCAAGTGCCATCATCCTCAGGACTGTCCTGCGTCTCAGCCAACCTGCCTCTGCCTGCGGACCCTCCGACCCCCAGGCCTCCTGCACGGCGTCCCAGCTTGGAGCCGGGGCGCCTCAGGCTGTCGGGGCAGAGTTACCCACCGGGAGATGTTATCTGCAGCTTTAGCAACACGATGCAGCCGATGAGATTACCAGAAACCCAAGAAGCCCATTccactgcggggggggggggggggggggagtaggagAGGCACAGGCCGTGGGGCCAACCCTGCAGGCTTGTCTCAGACCGAGGAGGGCACGCATCCTCTCGCTAAGCTCTGCCCCGAGACGTGCACCCTCCTGTCACCTGAGGGAGCAGGGGGGTGGACTGGGACTTGCACTGTTCTCTCCCAGAATGCATGAGGGCCTGGGAGGGACCAGGCCTAAAGCCGCTCCCTTCCTCCAGCAGCCTCTGGAAGTCCCTCATCCTGAGCTCAGAAGAGGCAGGATGGAGTTTTCAAAAGGAATGTTCTAAGCtgacaagaggaaaaaaatgaacaaaatcaaacCCAAAGTTGTATTTCCTTATTGGCCTGATTATCCCAATCTGCCTGCCCTCTCCAGCGCCTGCTGTGCCTCCCCTGCACCCCAAGAGCACCTGCCTGCTCGGATTCCTCTCATGGTGCCCCCAGAAAGCCTGAGCCCAGCCTGCCTCAGCCCCGATGCCGCAGCAGCCAGCCCCCAGGGGCCCTCCGAGACCTCCGCTGACCCCGTGCGTCGCCCTGGCTCCTGGCTGCCCATCCCATCCCCTGGCCCTCCCCCGTCTTCGCCAAATCACTGCAGTCCGCTGTCCTCCGTGGAAGTCAACCCCTCACAGGCCAGCACGTAGACGCCTGTGCGGGCCGTGCACCTGGCCTACCTCGGCCTGTTCGGCAGGTACGAGCCACGtcttctccacctgctcctcactTAACCCGAAGCACGTGGGGCCCAGACATGAACAGGAGCCAGGAGTCTCCGGGACAAAGGCGGGACCCCCCCCAACATGTATTCGTTCCTTTTTCTAGGACACAGGACCTCTCCCTGACTCGGACACTGAGGAGACGGCCAAGGAGCATCCCTGGCACCCAGCCCAGGCTCCGCTGGACCTCAGGTACGTCACCCATCTGGTGGCCTCCCAGCTCCCCGGAGTGTATTAGATGACAGTTAGAGGGTGGAAGGCGGGCCCAAGCTTTAAGGTGGACCTCAAGTTGGTGGCAGGCTTTATGGACATTGTACCTATACCCGTCCCCGTCCCAGGCTCTGTCTCTTGGTTGTTTGAGGTCCAAAGGCCCTGAAAAGACGGACGTGACATGCCCTCCTTACAGGCCACGCAGAAGCCCGTCAGGCATCTCTACCCAGCTTCTGAAGACACCTGTCGTTAGCAGGGCCAGGCTGCTGTCCGAGACCAGAAGAAGCGTCACTGGGTGATGCCCTAGGGTGTCACTGTGATCACAGAGGAACCAAGCACAGGAAATCACTCCAACCAGCCTGACAAGGTGTCAAGGACCGTCATGGGTCTTGGTGGCACACAGGTGACCAAGGACAGGTCTCGGGCCATCCTCTGTGGAAGAAAaccaggggtggagggggggacTCCGCTGCACGGAGACACTCCCCATTGGGAAGGTGGCTGAGGACATCTTCCCCCCCAGCTCCTCGGAGATTCCCCTTCCTAATGTCCCGGAGAAAGCCCACGGTCGTGGTCGTGCCGCCGGGAGCTGCGCTACAAGACACCAACACAGCAAAGTTACCGTCGAGGGGAAAGACAAACATGCAGCAGGAGCCTTGGAAGGTGTCCTGCGGGCGCACTGCCCCCCGAAGCTCCTGTTCCTCAGACACTGGGAACAGGAGGAGACGTGCGTGCTCCCGCAGCCACGCACCCagtgctgggggcctgggggtaGAAAACGGAGGGCACACGCATGCTGCTCCACAGCCCTCCCGGGGCCCGAACGGGGCTGGAACACTCGGGAAGAAAAGCGCGGTGATGTGCTGACATGATCCAAGTGGAGAGCTAACACACATAAAATggcgtccctttttttttaaatctttttttttttttttttcattttaaatcatttaaggacgcctgggcggctcagcagttgagcctctgcctttagctcaggacatgacaccagggtcctgggatcgagtcccacgtcaggctccctgcatggggcctgcttctccctctgcctgtgtctctgcctctctctctctctctctctctctgtcatgaataaataaataaaataaaaaacaaacaaacaaaaaaaaacagtgtggCACTCACACAAGGACGGACATACAGACCGGAGGAAAGAACTgcaagtccagaaataaatccggACTCTGTGGCCAGTTGATTTTTGGCAGGCGTGCGAAGGCCATTCAAGAGGGAAACGTTGGTGTCGGCGAACACGCTGGATCGCTGGATGTCCACACGCACACCGGAG
It includes:
- the KLHDC7B gene encoding kelch domain-containing protein 7B, whose translation is MTQGTPGSGLGWGWDTEDDWDGPVLTLLALAVVAATALALHWFGSGREQEASGPAPMTPAAQPQAGRPGPALPLTSQVGDGRGSGQGESEPPGCSQGRPPAAGAWDQTLREGGVLVTAAAPPLQTPGEVTRGGASGKQQGNAPREAPRGKGREPLRPGAALQGRSSGGGSSGPLLIHFTPRSPGRRTEGQVGAGGVPAKVSTGQAAAHTTEQDPNPRRQGAGLPGSLERGHSCRRWSPHQGLGDRDPYFPKVHPARQGAVLSVWDTVDAAGSLGPALPPQVPPAPATHTGPLGGAAATGCRDGGLPAAPGSAPQSQGPPASEEAWPWARTELLGPGSVSQAPGSRGPRPAGSRGGHPLLPQGQGTPDAAEEGKVGARGSGHGSFSGPGLGVQSGGWEAGGPPTHEPPALPPSPSPTPPTSSPSDSLSLRVGQCPAEDETAGVGAALAQTPTPVPAAAPAPAPTSSPTPNPVPAPTPCVAPTSAAAPAPNSSPTLTPAPVLTPGPAEAPPSLAPNSGSGPTPQAHRVALCKDKQEGQLSSSWENLISMVLRSHPFPRQERHQGRAPRAAPQGPRDPSPGKAPEDRECSAPEGAAPSPVVTDGSSDVGVGGAGGAGVAGSPEPDASRAVFPGRQGGAPGGEARAAGRGAVLGAPTLPGPRSWEAGGPERDPYALLSDDLLRVLGDTALYRRLSGAARERILRLRTGRGQAVLGVLVLPGPYQGGGARGGGAGAEAASRPHLHVLDPCENTWRALTPVPAEAPLRGCALCTMHNYLFLAGGVRGSGAAAACSNQVFCYNPLTDVWSQVRPMRQARAQLKLVALDGMLYAIGGECLRSVERYDPRTDAWTPRAPLPAGSFPVAHEAVACRGDIYVTGGHLSYRLLRYSPGKDAWDECPYSASHRRCSDMVALGGFLYRFDLLRGVGAAVLRYNTVTGSWSRAAPLPLPAPAPLHCAALGDTIYCLNRQVTATFTVSEGTAQFQARELQPFPLGSRGVLCPFVLTLPAAHPLQTAL